Proteins encoded by one window of Xiphias gladius isolate SHS-SW01 ecotype Sanya breed wild chromosome 15, ASM1685928v1, whole genome shotgun sequence:
- the gde1 gene encoding glycerophosphodiester phosphodiesterase 1, which produces MLQLGDDVTLYSVVFVVVLLGTRSPVWTTVLTASLYLFLALFRFPQVPASRAQQVLHPAVGAAGSGKVSVVAHRGGGYDAPENTIAAIREASKNGATGVELDVEFSADGIPILMHDKTVDQTTNGSGPLSQLTLSDLRKLDAAAKHRLREKFAGEKIPTLEEAVEECIKLQLTIYFDVKGHPDEAAAALKELYKKHPVLYNSSIICSFEPKVIYRMRQSDPEVVTALTHRPWSLSRFGDGAPRFSSLWRHHWMTLMDIVLDLAHHHVLWKLCGISAFLIQKNFVSPDYVQYWAQRGVDVVAWTVNTKVEKDYYQELLQVNYITDSLVEDCEPHY; this is translated from the exons ATGCTGCAGCTGGGAGACGATGTCACCCTGTACTCGGTCGTCTTCGTCGTGGTCCTGTTGGGGACCCGGAGCCCGGTGTGGACAACCGTCCTCACCGCCTCCCTCTACCTCTTTCTGGCCCTGTTCCGGTTCCCCCAAGTACCGGCCAGCCGAGCCCAGCAGGTGCTGCACCCGGCCGTGGGCGCGGCCGGCTCCGGCAAGGTGTCGGTGGTCGCTCACCGGGGCGGTGGGTACGACGCACCGGAGAACACGATAGCAGCCATCCGggag GCCAGTAAAAATGGGGCAACGGGCGTGGAGTTGGACGTGGAGTTCTCAGCAGATGGCATCCCAATACTGATGCACGATAAGACTGTGGACCAGACCACCAACGGGTCGGGACCACTCAGCCAGTTAACACTTTCTGACCTGCGTAAACTGGATGCAGCTGCTAAACATCGACTTAG GGAGAAATTTGCTGGAGAGAAGATCCCAACTCTGGAGGAGGCAGTGGAGGAATGCATCAAACTTCAGCTCACCATCTACTTTGATGTCAAAGGTCATCCAGATGAG GCAGCCGCAGCCCTTAAAGAATTGTATAAGAAACATCCAGTCCTCTACAACAGCAGCATCATCTGCTCCTTTGAGCCTAAAGTCATCTACAGG ATGAGACAGAGTGACCCAGAGGTGGTCACAGCATTGACCCACAGGCCATGGAGCCTGAGCCGATTCGGAGACGGTGCCCCGCGTTTCTCATCACTATGGCGGCACCATTGGATGACACTAATGGACATCGTGTTGGACTTGGCGCACCATCACGTGCTGTGGAAGCTCTGTGGCATCTCCGCCTTCCTGATACAAAAGAACTTCGTCTCACC GGATTATGTGCAGTACTGGGCCCAGAGAGGGGTGGATGTGGTAGCCTGGACAGTCAACACCAAAGTGGAGAAAGATTATTACCAGGAGCTGCTACAAGTCAACTACATTACAGACAGCCTGGTGGAAGACTGTGAACCTCATTACTGA
- the tmem186 gene encoding transmembrane protein 186: MIRSVLLRGLTSNVSSCTRGSCLLTGQIPYGVQPPSPGRTPIQQSVHGLLIPKITALVRYSDLSLHKYTMIYTLPYIKLLRAVSRLKLLQTAITGVILPPVYVLYLQGDVPFFLVSYTTGIALFAGVMLYTASHFFRRVVGMMYLDLSQTTLKVSHLTFWGKRHDIYLPVSDVMTIGDTGDSANETILKLKRYSSPQTLYFSPHYGRVVDKLGFEKVFGNLK, from the exons ATG ATAAGGTCAGTGCTGCTGCGCGGGTTGACCTCCAACGTCTCGTCCTGTACCAGAGGATCATGTCTACTAACAGGTCAGATACCATACGGTGTGCAGCCTCCTTCACCAGGTCGCACACCCATCCAGCAGAGCGTCCACGGACTCCTTATTCCTAAAATCACAGCTCTGGTCAGGTATTCAGACTTGTCCCTGCACAAGTACACTATGATTTACACCCTGCCGTACATTAAGCTCCTCAGAGCCGTGTCCAGGCTCAAACTGCTCCAAACTGCAATCACTGGGGTCATTTTGCCCCCAGTGTACGTCCTCTACCTCCAGGGAGACGTCCCCTTCTTCCTCGTCAGCTACACAACGGGGATAGCACTGTTTGCTGGTGTCATGCTCTATACTGCCAGTCACTTTTTCAGGAGGGTTGTGGGGATGATGTACCTGGACCTGTCCCAGACTACCCTCAAAGTGTCCCACCTCACCTTCTGGGGAAAGCGCCATGATATCTACCTCCCTGTGTCAGATGTTATGACCATCGGGGATACAGGGGACTCTGCAAATGAGACAATATTGAAGCTCAAGAGATACAGCAGTCCACAGACATTGTATTTCTCCCCTCATTATGGACGTGTGGTGGACAAACTAGGTTTTGAGAAGGTGTttggaaatttaaaatga
- the hmox2a gene encoding heme oxygenase 2a: METSEPKSNGVTNGGARIVVVDDDEDDEALSPTDLSEMLAEGTKESHDRAENCQFVKDFLRGRIKRELFQRGTAALYFVYSAMEEEIEKNKDHPHIAPIYFPTELHRREALARDLEYFYGEDWESQIRLSAGTKPYVDRIHEVGEKDPALLVAHSYTRYMGDLSGGQILKKVAQRALKLPSTGEGLNFYQFEGIHSHKGFKQLYRSRMNELELDAETKERIVDESNQAFGFNMMVFTELEEIGKTIKEDVQDAGLGHSHAEIMQGGDINKCPYYAAKMAASGNSTYACQLAMMALRHPSCQVALAAWVAVLAGLTAWYLL, translated from the exons ATGGAAACATCAGAGCCAAAATCCAACGGTGTGACAAACGGAGGGGCAAGGATTGTTGtggttgatgatgatgaagatgatgaagctCTTAG TCCAACCGACCTCTCCGAGATGTTAGCAGAGGGGACCAAGGAGTCCCACGACAGAGCAGAGAACTGCCAGTTTGTCAAAGATTTCCTCCGAGGCCGCATCAAAAGGGAGCTGTTTCAG AGAGGCACAGCAGCTCTGTACTTTGTCTACTCTGCCATGGAGGAGGAGATCGAGAAGAACAAGGACCATCCTCACATCGCGCCAATCTATTTCCCCACAGAGCTTCATAGGCGTGAGGCTCTGGCCCGGGATCTCGAGTATTTCTATGGAGAGGACTGGGAGAGCCAG ATCAGGCTCTCTGCAGGCACCAAGCCCTATGTGGACCGCATCCACGAGGTGGGAGAGAAGGACCCTGCGCTGCTGGTGGCCCACTCCTACACCCGCTACATGGGTGACCTCTCAGGTGGACAGATCCTTAAGAAAGTGGCCCAGAGGGCACTGAAGCTCCCCTCAACGGGCGAGGGTCTCAACTTCTACCAGTTTGAGGGTATCCACAGTCACAAGGGCTTCAAGCAGCTTTACCGAAGCAGGATGAACGAGCTGGAACTGGATGCTGAGACCAAAGAGAGGATTGTGGATGAGTCCAACCAGGCCTTCGGCTTTAACATGATG GTATTCACAGAGCTTGAAGAGATTGGTAAGACCATCAAGGAGGACGTCCAAGATGCAGGTCTTGGACACAGTCATGCAGAGATCATGCAGGGTGGTGATATCAACAAGTGCCCCTACTATGCTGCCAAAATGG ctGCCAGTGGAAATTCCACCTATGCATGCCAGTTAGCCATGATGGCTCTCAGACATCCGTCCTGTCAGGTGGCCCTGGCTGCCTGGGTGGCCGTCCTCGCAGGGCTCACTGCCTGGTACCTTCTGTGA